CATGGCAGGGAAAGAACTCAGACTAAAACAGCAGTATTTCTTTGTAAGCGCCACCTTGAAAGATATCTTAAGGAGATATAAAAAGACCCACAGAACTTACAGGAATCTCCCTGAGAAGGTGGCCATCCAGCTCAATGATACACACCCCTCTATTTCCATAGCAGAACTTATGAGGATCCTGGTGGATGAAGAGAATCTGTCCTGGGATAATGCATGGTCGATTACCACAAAGACCTTTGCCTATACAAATCATACGGTTCTGCCTGAGGCTTTGGAGACCTGGCCAGAGAGCCTTTTCGCATCCCTTCTGCCCCGTCATCTTCAGATCATCCAGGAGATAGACAGAAGGTTTATGATTCAGGTAAAAGAGAGATTCCCTGAAAGGCAGGATATAGTTGGCAGGATGGGGGTCATAACAGGTAGTTCAGGTGGTATTGTCCATATGGCAAGGCTTGCCATTGTGGGGAGTCATAAGGTAAACGGTGTATCTGAATTACATACAGAGATTTTAAAAAATGTGGTCTTTAAAGACTTTTATGAAATGTTACCTGAACGGTTTGTAAATATCACCAACGGCATCACCCAGAGGCGATGGTTACTTGAGTCAAATCCTGACCTTTCCGCCTTGATCACCGAGATGATAGGCGATGGGTGGAAAAAAGACCTAAGTGAATTAAGAAGGCTCGAAGAATTTTTAGATGATGAAGAATTCTGTGAGCAATTCAATAAGGTCAAGGAGTCAAACAAGGAAGAACTATCAAGGTATCTTTTGGCTACCTGCCAGATGGGGTTACAAAAAGGGTTTCTATTGGACTGTCAGATAAAGCGATTCCATGAATATAAAAGACAACTATTGAATATCCTTCATATCATTACCACATACAATAGAATTAGGGAAGGCAGGGCAGGTGAAAACTTTGTCCCCAGGACATTCCTCTTTTCAGGCAAGGCAGCACCTGGGTATTTTCTCTGTAAGCTCATAATAAAACTCATCCACAATATAAAGATGGTTATAGACGGGAATGAATGGATAAAAAATAAGATCCAGGTTGTGTTTGTGCCCAATTATAGTGTTACCCTGGCACAGAAGATCATCCCGGCAGCAGAACTGTCTGAGCAAATATCTACAGCAGGCTATGAGGCATCAGGGACAGGGAATATGAAATTTGCATTGAACGGTGCATTGACCATAGGGACCCTTGATGGTGCCAATATAGAGATAAGAAAAGAGGTGGGTGAGGAGAATTTTTTCTCATTTGGTCTCACTGCAGAGGAAATCATGAAACTGAGGCAAAATTATAACCCCCGTTTGTATTATGAAAAAAATAATGAGTTAAAAAAGGCGATAGATCAGATAAAAGACGGCTATTTTTCCCCAACTCAACCAAGGCTTTTCCAGCCCATAATAGATGCCCTTTTACAAAGAGATGAGTATCTTGTCCTTGCAGATTACGAAGATTATTTAGAGTGTCAGGATAGGGTAAACAGGACTTATTTGGAAAAGGACAAATGGACAAAGATGGCTATTCTCAATGTAGCCCGTTCAGGGATATTCTCCAGTGACCGTGCCATAAAAGAATATGCGGAGAAGATATGGGGCATAAAGCCAGTGGGTATATAATTCTGTTACCAGAGAGCCCTTAAAGATTTTTTCGTCTATAGAGATATTCCAAGGGCTTTTATTAAGAAAGGAAAGCCTATGGTAGAAGAATATTTAGAAAATTTAAATCGAAGGTTGACAGCCTTTATTGAGGCCTGTCCAGATTTAATGTTCAGACTTGATAAAGACAGTACTATTATAGAGTGTAAGTCAGGCACCCCTGATGATCAGTATATCCCAAAAGAAATATATATAGGTAGAAATATACTTGAGGTGTTTTCAGGAAATGCTCAGGATGGATTCAGGAAGGGCATAGATTATCTGAGAAATACAGGCACTTCTTTTATATTTGATTACTCAGAGATGATAGAGGATAAAGAGAATTTCTTTGAGGCAAGGATGGTGCCCATAAAGCCTATTTCAGAGAAACAAATTTTTATTATTACAAGAAACACAACAGAGCAGAAAAAGATATCAGAACGCATCCACGCCTTGAATAAGACCCTCGAAGACATTATAGATTTCCTCCCGGATCCCACATTTGTTATAAATGCCAGAAGAGAGGTTATTGCATGGAATAAGGCAATAGAAATTATGACAGGGGTGAAAAAAGAGGATATTTTAGGTAAGGGAGATTATGTATATTCTTTGGCATTTTATGGTGAGAAGAGACCCATACTGGTTGATCTGTTATTCGAAGAAAAACCTGATATTGATAAGAAATATGATTATGTAAGTAAGATAGGGGATACCTATTTTACAGAGGTTTTTCTTCCAGATATATATATAATGGCAAGGGCGCATATGTTTGGGAAACTGCCTCAAGGCTCTATGATAAAGATAGTAATATTGCAGGTGCAATAGAGGCTATCAGGGATATTACATCTACAAAAGATGCAC
The Syntrophorhabdaceae bacterium DNA segment above includes these coding regions:
- a CDS encoding glycogen/starch/alpha-glucan phosphorylase, with protein sequence MLEDLEVLYKKLMENLVNGLAKDLYSATKRDKFESIALSVRQTLAKRWIETQQKYYNVDAKRVYYLSLEFLLGRLLRNYIINLEMSDEYTQAVDILGITFEEAVENEWDAGLGNGGLGRLAACFLDSLATLQYPGYGYGIRYEYGIFIQKIIDGYQVESPDSWLRYGNPWEFPRPELLYPVSFYGKVKTIQGQGGKFRMDWVDTEDVMAMAYDYPVPGFRSNTVNTLRLWAAKATREFNLEYFNSGDYIKAVEDKFSSENISKVLYPNDQSMAGKELRLKQQYFFVSATLKDILRRYKKTHRTYRNLPEKVAIQLNDTHPSISIAELMRILVDEENLSWDNAWSITTKTFAYTNHTVLPEALETWPESLFASLLPRHLQIIQEIDRRFMIQVKERFPERQDIVGRMGVITGSSGGIVHMARLAIVGSHKVNGVSELHTEILKNVVFKDFYEMLPERFVNITNGITQRRWLLESNPDLSALITEMIGDGWKKDLSELRRLEEFLDDEEFCEQFNKVKESNKEELSRYLLATCQMGLQKGFLLDCQIKRFHEYKRQLLNILHIITTYNRIREGRAGENFVPRTFLFSGKAAPGYFLCKLIIKLIHNIKMVIDGNEWIKNKIQVVFVPNYSVTLAQKIIPAAELSEQISTAGYEASGTGNMKFALNGALTIGTLDGANIEIRKEVGEENFFSFGLTAEEIMKLRQNYNPRLYYEKNNELKKAIDQIKDGYFSPTQPRLFQPIIDALLQRDEYLVLADYEDYLECQDRVNRTYLEKDKWTKMAILNVARSGIFSSDRAIKEYAEKIWGIKPVGI
- a CDS encoding PAS domain-containing protein, whose protein sequence is MFRLDKDSTIIECKSGTPDDQYIPKEIYIGRNILEVFSGNAQDGFRKGIDYLRNTGTSFIFDYSEMIEDKENFFEARMVPIKPISEKQIFIITRNTTEQKKISERIHALNKTLEDIIDFLPDPTFVINARREVIAWNKAIEIMTGVKKEDILGKGDYVYSLAFYGEKRPILVDLLFEEKPDIDKKYDYVSKIGDTYFTEVFLPDIYIMARAHMFGKLPQGSMIKIVILQVQ